DNA from Mesorhizobium sp. DCY119:
AATAAGGTACGGGCGCGCCAGGACCTGATCGATCGATCGGATCTCAAGGATGCTTGGCGTAAACAGCATGTTGGCGAGAAGAAAGCCGCCACCGATCCACAGCAGCGAGAGAATTGCCACGACCCAATAGACGCCGTTCGACGAACGCCGGTTTATGCCGTGCATAACCGATCTGTAGTCGCGCTGCTGGTCGTCATTGGCCGGCGAAAAGCCGGAAGGGCGTCCGTTCGGCTGCTCGACCGGGCGAAGCTCGGCAGCGGGAGCAGCTGTCTTTTTAGAATTGGAATTGGAACTCGAGGGCTTCGAGGGCGCATTCTGTACAGCAGGCTGAGCGGCTTTTTCAGCCCGGCTCTCGCGTGCGAGCTCGTCAGCGGCTTGTGATATCTGCGCCTCCAGATCTTCCATCGAGGCTGCTATATCCAGCTCATCGGCGCCTGCCGATAGGTCGAAGTCGAGGGCTTCCTCGAGCTCTTTTGCGACTTCGCTGTCGAGGTTCTTCGTTGTCGAAGTTTTTTTCGCCATTTCGCCGTTACCCTGTACTACTGCCGCGAGGTCGCCAAATTTCGGCGCTTATATGCCCGCGTGCGAGGCTTATTATGGACCGCCCGTATCGTAGTGGCACAGCCGGGTAAAGGAAACTTGAATCCGGCCAGATACGTAAAACTTTAAACATAAGGTTAACGAAGCCACGATTTGGGCGGCTTTGCGACGGATTTCCGCGCTCTCGCACATTAACCCGTTATCCACATGATTACGCTAGCCTGGTTGATCTAGCCGGGTGCATGACAAGAAGGTTGAAATGGCACTGCATACATCCAACGCCGTCGCATTTTCGATGCCGGGCGGCGAAAGCTGCGGCTCAGCGCGGTCTCGCCCGGTCGATCTGGTTCATCTCGCCCGGCAAACGATGGGCGATCGTGCGCTCGAGCAGGAAGTGCTGGCATTGTTCGTGCAGCAGGCCTTGCAGGTTCGCGATCAGATTTCTGCTGCCAGCACAAATGAGCGTCTTCGTTTGGCCCACGGCCTGAAGGGTTCGGCGCGCGGCGTCGGTGCATTCGCCATTGCCGACTGTGCCACCGAGATCGAAAAGCAACCCGAAGATCGCAATGTTTTGAAGCGGTTGTCGGGGCTCATTGACGAAGTCCGCGAATTCGTCGCCGCCATAAACAGGTAGGCATTTTCTCCACTTGTTCTCGAATACGTCATGCGAGGCCGCTTTTGCGACGCAGTTGACTTGCGCGGCGGAGTGATTATCTCGGCTTGGTATTCATTTCAGGGGCTGTAATGACCAAGCTTTCCTTTCTCGCCTTCGATGGCACGCGCTTCGACGTGGAAGCCGAAAACGGCTCGACCGTCATGGAGAACGCCATCCGCAATGCGGTGCCGGGCATCGAGGCGGAATGCGGCGGCGCCTGTGCCTGCGCTACCTGCCACGTTTATGTCGATGAGGCCTGGACCGATATCGTCGGCGAGCCGGAGGCGATGGAAGAAGACATGCTCGACTTCGCCTATGACGTTCGGCCGAATTCGCGCCTGTCCTGCCAGATCAAGGTTCGCGATGAACTGGACGGCCTCGTGGTGCAGGTTCCTGAGCGCCAGGGATAATTCCGCTGTTACCGGCTAAGCGCATCCATTCCTGATATCCTGCTAGGGAAATTTTCAACACATCACAGTCGAGGGCAGGAATATGGAGAGCAGCAAGACGGACGTTCTGATCATCGGAGCAGGGCCGGTCGGGCTGTTCGCCGTGTTCGAACTCGGCCTGTTCGATATAAAATGCCGTCTGATCGACATTCTCGATCGGCCCGGCGGCCAATGCGCCGAACTTTATCCTGAAAAACCCATCTACGACATTCCTGCATGGCCTTCGATCTCGGCCCAAGGCCTCGTCGACAAGCTGATGGAGCAGATCGCTCCGTTCAAGCCGGAGTTCAGCTTCAACCGCATGGTTTCCGGGCTCGAAAAGCTCGAAGACGGCACGTTTCGCGTCACCACGGACGAAAACGAGGTGATCGAGGCCAAGGTTGTGGTGGTCGCCGCCGGTGGCGGCTCGTTCCAGCCAAAGCGGCCGCCGATACCGGGTATCGAAGCCTATGAAGGTACCAGCGTCTTCTATTCCGTCCGGCGCATGGAAGAATTCCGGGGCCATGATCTTGTCATCGTCGGCGGCGGCGATTCCGCGCTCG
Protein-coding regions in this window:
- a CDS encoding 2Fe-2S iron-sulfur cluster-binding protein produces the protein MTKLSFLAFDGTRFDVEAENGSTVMENAIRNAVPGIEAECGGACACATCHVYVDEAWTDIVGEPEAMEEDMLDFAYDVRPNSRLSCQIKVRDELDGLVVQVPERQG
- a CDS encoding Hpt domain-containing protein, translating into MALHTSNAVAFSMPGGESCGSARSRPVDLVHLARQTMGDRALEQEVLALFVQQALQVRDQISAASTNERLRLAHGLKGSARGVGAFAIADCATEIEKQPEDRNVLKRLSGLIDEVREFVAAINR